The following are from one region of the Drosophila innubila isolate TH190305 unplaced genomic scaffold, UK_Dinn_1.0 70_U_U, whole genome shotgun sequence genome:
- the LOC117793272 gene encoding glycoprotein-N-acetylgalactosamine 3-beta-galactosyltransferase 1-like: protein MGVCLNFCGVTPTDSRDSNGRHRFLPLSLEHVLIPGRLPKDFWLYHYMHYKLKAGLECCSTYAITIHYVLYYQMYLFDYLLYNMHPYGIIKGHEPLVVNPSGNENV from the exons ATGGGTGTTTGCTTAAACTTTTGTGGTGTAACTCCCACAGATTCCAGGGACTCCAATGGGCGACATCGTTTCCTGCCGCTCTCATTGGAACACGTTCTCATACCAGGTCGCTTACCTAAGGATTTTTGGCTCTATCATTATATGCACTACAAACTTAAGGCG GGTCTGGAGTGCTGTTCAACCTATGCCATAACAATTCACTATGTATTATACTATCAAATGTATTTGTTTGACTATCTTCTTTATAATATGCATCCATATGGTATTATTAAGGGCCATGAGCCTCTTGTCGTGAATCCATCCGGGAACGAGAATGTATAG